A window from Urocitellus parryii isolate mUroPar1 chromosome 1, mUroPar1.hap1, whole genome shotgun sequence encodes these proteins:
- the Ammecr1l gene encoding AMMECR1-like protein isoform X2, with protein MGKRRCVPPLEPKLAAGCCGVKKPKLSGSGTHSHGNQSTTVPGSSSGPLQNHQHVDSSSGRENVSDLTLGPGNSPITRMNPASGALSPLPRPNGTANTTKNLVVTAEMCCYCFDVLYCHLYGFPQPRLPRFTNDPYPLFVTWKTGRDKRLRGCIGTFSAMNLHSGLREYTLTSALKDSRFPPLTREELPKLFCSVSLLTNFEDASDYLDWEVGVHGIRIEFINEKGVKRTATYLPEVAKEQDWDQIQTIDSLLRKGGFKAPITSEFRKTIKLTRNNHLAVEE; from the exons ATGGGAAAAAGACGCTGTGTTCCTCCACTTGAGCCCAAGTTGGCAGCTGGCTGTTGTGGGGTCAAGAAGCCCAAATTATCTGGAAGTGGAACTCATAGTCACGGGAACCAGTCCACAACTGTCCCCGGCTCTAGTTCAGGACCTCTCCAAAACCACCAGCATGTGGACAGCAGCAGTGGACGGGAGAATGTGTCGGACTTAACTCTGGGACCTGGAAACTCTCCCATCACACGAATGAATCCCGCATCGGGAGCGCTGAGCCCTCTTCCCCGGCCCAATGGAACTGCCAACACCACTAAGAATCTGGTGGTGACTGCAGAGATGTGCTGCTATTGCTTTGACGTACTCTACTGTCACCTCTATGGCTTCCCACAGCCACGACTTCCTAGATTCACCAATGACCCCTA tcccCTCTTTGTGACGTGGAAGACAGGGCGGGACAAGCGTCTTCGTGGCTGCATCGGGACTTTCTCAGCCATGAATCTTCATTCAGGACTCAGGGAATATACGTTAACCAG TGCACTTAAGGACAGCCGATTCCCCCCCCTGACCCGAGAGGAGCTGCCTAAACTTTTCTGCTCTGTCTCCCTCCTTACTAACTTTGAGGATGCCAGTGATTACCTGGACTGGGAG GTAGGGGTCCATGGGATTCGAATTGAATTCATCAATGAAAAAGGTGTCAAACGCACAGCCACATATTTACCTGAGGTTGCTAAGGAACAAG ACTGGGATCAGATTCAGACAATAGACTCCTTGCTCAGGAAAGGTGGCTTTAAGGCTCCAATTACCAGTGAATTCAGAAAAACGATCAAACTCACCAG GAATAATCACCTTGCAGTGGAGGAGTGA